The following are from one region of the Enterobacter huaxiensis genome:
- a CDS encoding DUF4158 domain-containing protein → MLLCTVRCPGCFSDLTTIIPIAVINFLAEQMHIESGSKSLNTYNSGKQRRQNIDDITKKYGYTEFTDTRVAFSLTRWLYSLYWTGTSRPDIRCSNAI, encoded by the coding sequence ATATTATTATGTACGGTCCGTTGCCCCGGTTGCTTCTCCGATTTAACGACAATAATTCCGATTGCTGTCATTAATTTTCTGGCAGAGCAAATGCATATTGAGAGTGGTAGTAAGTCGCTTAATACATATAATTCAGGAAAGCAGCGCCGACAAAACATAGATGATATAACAAAAAAATATGGTTACACGGAGTTTACAGACACCCGCGTGGCGTTTTCACTAACCCGCTGGTTATATTCTTTATACTGGACCGGAACGAGTCGTCCGGATATTCGTTGCTCGAACGCAATATAG